Part of the Bacteroidales bacterium genome, TTTATGTATAAAATAAAGTGTATTGTTTTGTTGTCCGAAACTATTTATATTAAATAATATAACTATAACAAGTATAATAATTGTTTTAGATAATATTATTAGTATGTTATTAATTTGATTTACAGACATTTTAAAAATGTATTAAAATTAGAGTTCATCAATATATGCTTCAATTTGTATTCCCAGCTTTATATCTAAATGATAGTCAGGGTAATATTTTACAGATTCCTGATCATCAAAGTTGCTTGTTCTAATTACTGCTTTGAGCATAAGAAATTTTACGTTTTCTAATTTATTGATTCTTTCATTAGAAAAAATAATATCAGATATTTTAGATGTTTTTCCTGTTTCCTGATCAACCCTGCCATTTTGTGTTACTCCTGCTTCTATTATCATTCTTTCATTTTGAGTGCCGAATAAAGAATCAACAGGTAATGTGTCTAATGAATTTAAGAAATATAATTGCATTTCAATTTCGTGAGGCATTCCGTTATTTGCTTCAATTCTGAAAAGAGCAGAATTTATTTTATCTGAATTTTTTAATGTTTTAGATAAATCAACTTCCATAGTATCCTGTAAAGCAAAATATTCGGCATATCCATATAATGGAATTTCTACATTAAAACCTACATCAAATATACTATTGCCGGCAATGAAATTATTTATATCTTTTTCAATGGTATCAGGATTAATAATATAATCAACCCCGTAATATATATATTTCGGTAAAGTGGATAAAACTTCATTAATATTACATCCTGTTGAGTCTAATAAAATTGTTGTTTCAATTGGATTGATTTCATTATAATTGTCAAAATATGGTCTATTAATAAAAAACGGAGGAACTGAAGTTAATGTAGGAATACTATCTCCTTCAATATCCATATATGTTTCGGTTAAATTTGAATATGACTTTAAATTATTAAATCCTAATTGAATAGGCAATCCCATAGAATTAAGTATAGATATGGTAAATTTAGGATCTTGAAAACACAAACTTCCTTCAGAAGCTTTGTTAAATACTTTTAAGAATATTGAATCTTGTGGGATAGCTGCAAGAAAATGTCCGAGATAACCAAAAAGGAAATCATATTTAATATCCGTTAAGTCAATAGATATGTTGGTTCCATTTCCTCCTGTAACATTACCCGAACCAGAGTCATATAATGTGAGTTTGTAATTAATAAAAATTGAATTTGAAGTAAAATCAAAACCGGAAAGATCTAAAAAATAACCGTCAAGGTCAGTGAATGTTTCGTTAAAAGTGAAATTTCCACTGCTTGTATTTATATCAATAGTTTTAGAATAACTTTCATCGTTTTTTATCATTCCCGGGAATGTTATAACAAGTTCACCAGTATGATCAAATGTAGAAGTAACATTAATATTAAGGTTTGCCGATTTGATTAACATGCTGTCTATCAATTGACTATAAAAAACACCGAATGGAAACTTCACATCGTCTTTAATCATTTGAACTGTATTATTATTAAAACCACCTGCGTTATCGTAATCGGTTTTTGTAAATGTTTCTCCATATTGCTGATCGTTAATTTTAATAAAATCTTCTGCTGTGTTTGAAAATATTTTTTGATTATAAACAAGTGTTAATATTTGTGTTGTAGGGTCTTCATAAAGCATCCCTGCTGAATCATAATCCTGTAACATATCAGAAATTGTAAGTGATGTATAAACAAGAGGAACGGCAAGACTAGGGTTCCATTCGATTTTTTTGTTTAATTTGTCAAAATCTAAATTATCTTTAATACAAGAATAAAATACAAAAGTTGAAACTATAACTGTTAATATAATTTTTAAAAATATTTTCCTATTCATCTTTATTTTTAATTATTAGTTATCATTCTTAGAACTATTTAGCAATTATTAAAAATTCAACACGTCTGTTTTTTTGACGTCCTTCTTCTGTGTCGTTAGTAGCAACAGGAAATTTATATGCTTGCCCTACATATTCAAGTCGATTGCTGTCAATTCCTTTATCAATAAGAAAATCAATAACAGATTTGGCTCTTGCTTCAGAAATTCTTGTATTTGCTGATAATGAACCTACGTTATCAGTATGTCCTGAAATTTCAATTTTAATAGTAGAATAATCATTCATTAATTTAACTATTCTTCCAAGCTCCATACCTGATTCAGGACTCAAATTTGATTTTCCAAATTCAAAGAAAACATTTGCCAGAATAATTTTTGACCCTACGGCAATTTTATGAAGTATAATATTTTTAGTTATTTCCTGATAATTTACAGTAGGTGGAATAACAATATTTTCTGAGTGAAAAAGATAATCTTCGGCTTTTATTGCTATTCCATAATTTTTACCTGAAGGTAGTGAAATAAGATAATTTCCTGTAGAACTGTTTGATGAAGATGTCATGATTAATTCATTCTTTTGGTTGTCAACAACATCAATTTCTGTTTCTACAGGTTCACCTGAAATAGCATCTGTGATAATGCCCTGTAGAATTGTTAAACGGATTTTTTTAATTTCTACAGTTTTTTCAATTACTGTTTCGGTTATTGGTTTTGCAATACTTGCAATTAAATTATCTTCACCACTTAGCACTAAAGGTTTTTCGGGACCTAAAAATGTAACCATAAGAATATCGTAATTGCCTGAACTTTCTTCATTTGATGCAGAAGAATAATAACCTCGTCTTCCTTTTGAATTTATCACGAAAAATAATTCATCATCGGGAGAATTAACAGGATAGCCAATATTCTCAGGTTTTGTCCATTGTCCGTTATCATCTTTATATGATACAAAAATATCATACCCACCCATTGTATTATGCCCTTTTGAGCTAAAATACAGTGCACTTCCATTAGGATGAAGAAATACACCTTCTTCGTCATATTTTGTGTTTATTGTAGAACCAATATTTGATGGTTTATCCCATCTATTTCTTTTCTTGTTCCAGTATGAAATAAATATATCTCTTCCGCCATAACTCATATCTTTACGGTCGCTTACAAAATACATTGCTCTTCCGTCAAAAGAAAATGAAACAGAAGTTTCGTGATATTTAGTATTAATAAATCTTTTAAATGGCTTATCGGTAGGTTTAGTCCATTTTGTTCCTTTTTTACGTGATGAATACAAGTTGCCTCCATCATATTTTCCTTTGAAAATAATTATTTGTTGTCCATCCGGTGATAATCCGACAACTGCGTCATTGTTTTTTTTGTTTAGTGGTTTACCTATATTTTTTGCTTTTTGCCATTGTTTATCTACTTTTTCAGTAAAATAAATATCTTCGAAAAACTGATTGTCGCGTGGTGAAAGTTTTTCTCTGTAAGTATCTTCTCTTCGTGATGTAAAAAATAAAACTGATTCATCAGTCGAAATTGAAGGTGAATAATCAGGGTATGGTGAATTTATTGTATCGCCAAGATTTTCAATAATAACACGTACAGGTTTGTTAATTATATTTTTCGCTGAATCACATTCTTCTATTCTTTTTTGAATTTTATTTAATTGCTTAAGCAGGTCTTTGGGTGTAAGTATATTTTTATATGCAGTATATTGTTCAATGGCTTTATCAAATTCATAATTCAGGTGATATCCCTGTGCAATATCATAAAGTATATCATAAGCAATATAATTGTTCAATTCATATGCTTTTTTTAAATAATTTAAACATTCTGCTCTTTGAATTGAGTTAAGATAACTTTTACCGATTTTATAATTAAGTGCCGCATTATCAGAAGCATGTTCGTAAGCTTTTAAATATGGTTTTATTGCTAAAATATAAGTGCCTTTTGTTTTTTTCCTGTAATTATGATTTCCTTTACGTATATTCTTTTTTGTTTCTCTGAATACTTTCATATCAGTAGAATCAGTTTTGCTAAGCTTAATTCTTTGGCCATTTGTAATATTGGAGAATATTATTAATAAAATAATGTTTCCTGTTATAATAATATTTTTATAGCTCATTATTAAATGTTAGATATTTTATATATATATATGGAATATTTACAATATTCAACAAAATCACTCATCACAGTAGATTAAAAAATCGGCAATTTCAGTAATTCCTAATTCAACAGCTTTTTTCCAATCGAGACAAGCACCTTCAAAATCTTTCAGCATTTCTTTTGCGTTTCCACGGTTCAGGTATGCATATCCGTATGTTGAATCTATTTCTATAGCTCCATCTAATGCTTCTATTGCTATTTCATAATCTTTTAGCTTGATTTTAGCTGCTCCTATATTATTATATGCGTAAGCATAATCTTCTTGCATTATAATTGCAATATTAAAGTCTTCAATTGCTTCGTTGTATTTTTTTTGATTATATTTTGCACAACCACGGTTGTTATAAGCAATATAATAGTCTGATTTAATTTTTATTGCAGTGTTGTAGTCTATGATAGCACCTTCATTATCTCCAGAGTTTTTTTTGGCACTTCCTAAATTATTATAAGCAATTGCCATATTAGAATCTAACTTAATAGCTTGCGAATAATCGTCTATTGCTCCGTCATAGTCTTTTAATTTTCGTTTAGCACTTCCCCTGTCATTATATGCATAAGCAAATTCAGGAAGTTTATAAATTGAAAGTGTAAAATCTTCAAGAGCTTTTTCATATTCGTTATTTTGAAATTGCAATACTCCCCTGTAATAATATGCATAACCATCTTCGTATCCATTTTCTATTGCAGTTGTATAATCTTCTAATGCAGATTCCTTGTTGTTATTCAAATCTTTAGCACGACCACGGTTATAATATGCTTTGGTTAAATTTGTATCAAATTGCAGAGCAAGGTTAAAATCTTCGATTGCTCCTGTGTAATCATTTATTTTTGTTTTTACACTTCCCCTGTTTAAATATGCTTTAGCAAATCCGGGTTCATACTGGATTGCTCTTGAGAAATTTTTTATTGCATCTTCGTACTCCTTATTTTTAAAATTCTCTATTCCAAGGTTATACGATATTTTTGATTCTTGCCCTTCAGCTGCTATCAATGTAGCATCAAAATCATCTTTTGTTTCCTGAGCATTAATGTTAAATGGTAAATTTATCAATAATAACAATATAATAATTAGTTGTTTGTTCATATATTTAATGATATTATTAAACAAAACAAATATAATAATTTATTACAAAATTGAATATGCTTTTTTAATATGTTTATAATTTTTATTTAATCTTTGGTAAGTTACTATCTTATTTAAACAAATTGGCATTAATTATGTAATTTCAAAGTTAAGGTTTGGTTTTACATAGTTAAGATGGTTTTTATAAAAATATATACAACATATATAAGAATTACTAAATATCTATCTGAAATGCTCCTTCATCACTTACAGAATAATAAGGTATATTCTGGTTTTTGCAATTGTTTATTAATACTTCTTTTTTCCATCCTGAAATTGACGAATCAAAAATAATCATCTTGGTATCAAAGAGTTTTGTTATATTATCAATTGACATATTGCAGTTTCGATTTAAAATCAAATAATCAAGATTAATTTTATTATCTGTATTTTTAATATTACTAAAAGTATTATCAGGAATTAAAAATCTTACACCTTCAAAATTAATGAAATTATTTTTTACATAAATATTTTTTAACTCTTTATTTGTCTGATTAACAATATTTTGGTTATCGCCAAACTCATTAAGATGTATAAATTTTTCTTCATCTAATCCCATATCAAGCCAGGCGTTTTGTGTTACATATTTTATTCTTTTTGTTGCTGATGTATCTTGTTTTTCAATATCTGAAATGAAAATATTTTTTTTACCTGTAATAAAATTATAAGCTGATATTTTCGGAATATTATAGATAATAACTTTTTTCTGCGAAACAGAAATGTATTCTTTATAAGTGTTACTTATCAATAAAACAATTAGGGTAATAAGTCCGTATTTAAGATATTTTGTTTGTTTTTTTATTATATAAATGGTGAAAATTGTAATAGCAATGTAAATAAGAATTGTTTCAGGTAATGTTATCGAAATATTACTTGCTATTGAATGTGGAAGTTGTTCGATAAATATTACCGAATTATTTAGTGTTTTTATTAGAAAAGTTAAAATTTTTCCGATTATTTGTGTAATAGCCTCGAAATAAGAAAAAAGAAACAAAGAACCTGCTATATATATTAATAATGTAGCAAAAGGAATTACTATCATATTTGTTAATAAAAAATAATTAGGAAATTGATGAAAATAATATAAACTAATCGGAAATGTTGTTATTTGGGCAGCAATTGAAACAGAAGTAAGCGACCATATTTTATCGAACAACCAGTTTTTAGTATAAAACAATGAATATATCTTCGGTTGAAAATAGACTATTCCGATAACTGCAAGATATGATAATTGAAATCCTACCTCAGTAATAAGATATGGATTTATAAGAAGCATAAAAAACGCAGCAGCAGCAAGAGTATTATAAATGTTTGTCTGTTTTTTCATAGAAGTTCCTATAATAACAAAACAGAACATAATTGTTGCCCGTAAAACCGAAGGTGATAATCCTGTAAGAATTGCATATGCTAATAAAAGGAAAATAATTAAAGTAGATTTCAGGAATTTTCCATATTTATATCTGTTAAAAAAGAAAAATAAAGAATTCAGAACTACAAAAATTATTCCTACATGTAAGCCCGAAACAGCCAAAACATGCATTCCTCCTGATGATGAATATGCTCTTTTTGTTTGTTCATCAAGTTTATTTTTGTATCCAAGTGTTAATGCTGAAAGAACACCTAATTCCGAACCTTTTATCCCTGAATTTTCATAAATACTCATTAACTTTTCTCTTATGCTGTTTGCTTTCAATAAAATAAAATTACCCTGCTCCTTTTTTAATAATTTCCAATTATTCGATTTAATATAAGTTTGTTTTGAAATAAGATGAAAAGCCAGATATTTTTTATAGTCAAATTCTTTTGGATTTCCCGAATTTTGCACTTCGTCTAATAAAGCATTAAAAATTATCTGGTCACCGATTTTTAGTTCTTTTGATAAACTGTCTTTCTGAAAATAAGCTAATGTTTTTCCTTCGGTTTTTATCCATTGATTTTTACTTTTTATATGTGTTACATTAATAGTTGTTTTTACGGATTTTTCCTTTTCTTTAGGCTCTTCATTTACAATACCTATAATTAAACCATCTTTCTGTAAGTTATCGGAATTAAGTTTTTTCTCTGATTGCAGGTTAACAAGTTCAATACCTGAAAGGAATAAAACCAGAAATATAATAAAACCAAATATCCAGTTATGATAATAGCTACTACGGATGTATTCTATGTTATACAGAATAAATAAAAAAAGCAATAATGTGAATATTATTACCGGAAAATAATCAAATAAAAAATTAGAGTGAATTTGAATGATAATACCTGCAATAAAAGGTAAAATCAGCCTGAAAAGTGGAATTTTTTTAATTTCATTAATGAAATTCTGTAGCATTAAGTTTTATTATCTGATGGTTTGCGATATGGTTATTTTCCGATTGCGATTGATTTCTTATCAAATCGGCACAATGTTGAAATGGGAGATAAACCTCGAAACAAGCACCATTACTGTTTTTTGCTATATTGCGTGTTGGAGCATCGTGCATTATCTTCTTTTATAATTATTTATAGTTATCTCAATTTAAATATTTTTTAAGATATCTCTTTTCGATAATTAGTATACTCTTAATATTATCAATATGCTTTGAAACATAATCAAATTTCTCGCTATAATTTCCTTGTTCTAATCTGCAATATCTCTTTATTCTTTCTATCGCAGTGTCATATTCTTTGCTTGTTTCTGAGAGTCTTTCAATGGTACTAATCATCTGGTTATGATGGTCAAGTGTCACAAGATAATGATTACATTGTTTCCGAATTTTTTTATCAATCTTTAAATCACCCGAATTAAGTAATATGGTGCATATTTCATTTCTTGCAGGAATGAAAATACTTGGTTTATCACCTTCTTTTTGAATCAAACCAGCCAAATCATGATTATGTTTCAAATATTCTTTGTTAATGCCCATTTCAGAAATAAATCCCTTAAATAGGTTTTTTTCTTTCCTGATATGTTTGCATCTATCATAAAGAATAGTAATTAATGGAGCAATTAGTGCTCCTCCTAATCCTCCTAATAAAATTGTTTTTAATGATTCCATGATTTACAATTATAAATATCTAATACTAAATAATATTTTTCAGTCTTTTGCATGTGCCACAACTTTCCAATATAGTTAATCCTTTACAAAGTTTTGAATTTTTTCATTATCAAAATATTAAAAACTATTTTATTCTTTAGTGTAATCAATCAAACTATTACTTAATAAACGTCTGCTGTGGTGAATTGTAAGAATGTTGATTTGATATTTAGATATGATTTTATAAATAATTCTATAATTTCCAATTATTAGTTCTCTTATTGTTTTATTATTAATTTCAGGGACTATTCGTCCTGCAAATGGGTGAGATATTAAAATTTCAACTCTATCAAAGAAACGTTCAGCCTGAATTTTTGCATATCTTTCAGAATCTTTAGCTATAAATTCAGCAATATTGTCAATGTCAACAATTGACTGGTCTGTCCAGATTATTCTAACCATTTTTTGAGTTTTTCTTTTGCCTGCTCAGTGGTATATGTTTTTCCATTTTCTGATTGCTCTAACCCAATTTCTATTTTTTTTAGCAATAAAATTCTATCAAGAATGTCGTCAAAAGAGAACTCATCCGGAAGATCTTTAATTGTTTGTATTAATTTATCTTTAGTAATCATAATAATCTTTTTACAAATTTAGCAATTTTTTATGAATTGTTTTCTATTTTAGTTTTATTTCAATGTACCACAACTTTCTAAAATAGTTAATACCCAAAAAAAACAAACAACTATAAACTATCCCGTTTCGCTTTTTCTTCAAACGCTCTGATTATTTCTTCAGGTGATTTTCCTAAATTTTCTATTTAATTGATTCTCAATTATTTCAATTAAGTATAAAACCGGTTCAAAATATGGCTCAACTCTTTCTTCTGTAAAATCAAACAAGTCGTCATAGTCTCCTTTTTGTCTCCATGTAAAAAGTTGGGAGTATATTTTTCCAAATTTTTTAGGAATCTTGTTGGTTTTAATAAAATATTCTGAAAAATTTGATTTTGCTCCATTATGAGTTGTAGGTTTCAAATTTGAATCAAGGAGCAAAGCCATTACAGCATAATATACAGCATAATAAAGTCTGTTTATTGTCGAATTCCATCTTTTTCGTTCAGATAATATCTTGGCATCCTCAAAAGTATCTCTAGCTCTTTGAAGTCTATATTTTATTAAATCTTCTTTTTTCCCTTTCATTTTATACGTACTCCTTCTTTTTGTATATTTTCATAGAGCGGAGTAATTGAATGATGCTCAATCCATTCCGATTTAGAGTAAATTAAAGGAGAAATAATTTCTCCTGTCTCAAGTTCTAACTCATAAAATTCATCCATAATTTTTGTTTCAAAATTAAAGGATATGTTCTTGGAATTTATCAAAATCAACACATCCCAATCAGATAATTTATTTGCATTATCTCTTGCACGTGAGCCATATAAATAAATTTCCGAATCTGGCGCTGTCTTATTTATTACAGATAATATTTTATTTATTATCTCTTTTTTACTCATATTACAAAAATAATATTTTTGTTGAAAATCTGAATTAATGTCAATGTTTATTTTTCGCTTGGCGGTAACTTTCAAATATAGTTAATATTTTTATAAACAAACAACTATAAACTATCCTGTTTTGCTTTTTCTTCAAACGACCTGATTATTTCTTCAGGTGATTTGCCTAAATTTTCTATAGATGCTTTTGCATCATTAACTAATTCATGTTCAGGGTATTTTTTTATGAAAAATTCATAATATTCTTTTGCTTTTTCAAGATTATTTAACTGGCTATCGTAAACAAATGCCTGAAGAAAGATACAATAAGGATATTTGTTAAATTCAGGGTATTTGTTTTGGATTTTATTGAAATACGTAATTGCCTGGCTCCCTAAATTCATGTTCATTGCAAGTTCACCTGCTTTAAACAGGTAATTTGCTGCAACAGAGTCGGTTGGGTAATGTTTAACAAAATTTGTATATTCTATTAAAATGTCAGTAACTAATTTCCTGTCAATTGATAAATTAGAATCCGGAAACAATTTTGATTCCATTTCACTGATTTTTTGAAAATCTTTATCTCTTTGTGAAATATTTTTGCATCCATAAGTAAAAACAATTATAAAAGCTATAAATAATAAATTAAATTTTTTCATGTGTCTATATTTTATTTGTATTAAACTGCGAATTTCATTTTATACTCAATTGAAACTTTTCCTTTTGTTATTGCTGTCAATCTTGCTTTAAGCAATCTTTTTTTTAATGGCGAAAGCCTGTCTGTAAATAAAATGCCTTCTGTGTGGTCATGTTCATGCTGTATTATCCGGGCTTTAATACCATTATAATATTCGTCATAAAAATTAAAGTTTTCGTCATAATATTGAATTCTTATTTTCGGTTTTCTACGTACCTCTTCTCTGATTCCCGGTAAACTCAGACAACCTTCTTTAAAGTCCCATTCTTTACCTTCTTCTTCAATAATTTGAGCATTAATAAATGTCTTTTTAAAATCTTTTAA contains:
- a CDS encoding nucleotidyltransferase domain-containing protein; this translates as MSKKEIINKILSVINKTAPDSEIYLYGSRARDNANKLSDWDVLILINSKNISFNFETKIMDEFYELELETGEIISPLIYSKSEWIEHHSITPLYENIQKEGVRIK
- a CDS encoding peptide deformylase gives rise to the protein MILPVYGYGTPVLRKVAKEIDKNFDKLNELIQNMTETMHQSDGVGLAAPQIGKSIRLFIIDASPLEEDDESLKDFKKTFINAQIIEEEGKEWDFKEGCLSLPGIREEVRRKPKIRIQYYDENFNFYDEYYNGIKARIIQHEHDHTEGILFTDRLSPLKKRLLKARLTAITKGKVSIEYKMKFAV
- a CDS encoding HEPN domain-containing protein yields the protein MKGKKEDLIKYRLQRARDTFEDAKILSERKRWNSTINRLYYAVYYAVMALLLDSNLKPTTHNGAKSNFSEYFIKTNKIPKKFGKIYSQLFTWRQKGDYDDLFDFTEERVEPYFEPVLYLIEIIENQLNRKFRKIT
- a CDS encoding ComEC family competence protein: MLQNFINEIKKIPLFRLILPFIAGIIIQIHSNFLFDYFPVIIFTLLLFLFILYNIEYIRSSYYHNWIFGFIIFLVLFLSGIELVNLQSEKKLNSDNLQKDGLIIGIVNEEPKEKEKSVKTTINVTHIKSKNQWIKTEGKTLAYFQKDSLSKELKIGDQIIFNALLDEVQNSGNPKEFDYKKYLAFHLISKQTYIKSNNWKLLKKEQGNFILLKANSIREKLMSIYENSGIKGSELGVLSALTLGYKNKLDEQTKRAYSSSGGMHVLAVSGLHVGIIFVVLNSLFFFFNRYKYGKFLKSTLIIFLLLAYAILTGLSPSVLRATIMFCFVIIGTSMKKQTNIYNTLAAAAFFMLLINPYLITEVGFQLSYLAVIGIVYFQPKIYSLFYTKNWLFDKIWSLTSVSIAAQITTFPISLYYFHQFPNYFLLTNMIVIPFATLLIYIAGSLFLFSYFEAITQIIGKILTFLIKTLNNSVIFIEQLPHSIASNISITLPETILIYIAITIFTIYIIKKQTKYLKYGLITLIVLLISNTYKEYISVSQKKVIIYNIPKISAYNFITGKKNIFISDIEKQDTSATKRIKYVTQNAWLDMGLDEEKFIHLNEFGDNQNIVNQTNKELKNIYVKNNFINFEGVRFLIPDNTFSNIKNTDNKINLDYLILNRNCNMSIDNITKLFDTKMIIFDSSISGWKKEVLINNCKNQNIPYYSVSDEGAFQIDI
- a CDS encoding tetratricopeptide repeat protein, whose amino-acid sequence is MNKQLIIILLLLINLPFNINAQETKDDFDATLIAAEGQESKISYNLGIENFKNKEYEDAIKNFSRAIQYEPGFAKAYLNRGSVKTKINDYTGAIEDFNLALQFDTNLTKAYYNRGRAKDLNNNKESALEDYTTAIENGYEDGYAYYYRGVLQFQNNEYEKALEDFTLSIYKLPEFAYAYNDRGSAKRKLKDYDGAIDDYSQAIKLDSNMAIAYNNLGSAKKNSGDNEGAIIDYNTAIKIKSDYYIAYNNRGCAKYNQKKYNEAIEDFNIAIIMQEDYAYAYNNIGAAKIKLKDYEIAIEALDGAIEIDSTYGYAYLNRGNAKEMLKDFEGACLDWKKAVELGITEIADFLIYCDE
- a CDS encoding tetratricopeptide repeat protein, coding for MKKFNLLFIAFIIVFTYGCKNISQRDKDFQKISEMESKLFPDSNLSIDRKLVTDILIEYTNFVKHYPTDSVAANYLFKAGELAMNMNLGSQAITYFNKIQNKYPEFNKYPYCIFLQAFVYDSQLNNLEKAKEYYEFFIKKYPEHELVNDAKASIENLGKSPEEIIRSFEEKAKQDSL
- a CDS encoding type II toxin-antitoxin system RelE/ParE family toxin, yielding MVRIIWTDQSIVDIDNIAEFIAKDSERYAKIQAERFFDRVEILISHPFAGRIVPEINNKTIRELIIGNYRIIYKIISKYQINILTIHHSRRLLSNSLIDYTKE
- a CDS encoding OmpA family protein — translated: MSYKNIIITGNIILLIIFSNITNGQRIKLSKTDSTDMKVFRETKKNIRKGNHNYRKKTKGTYILAIKPYLKAYEHASDNAALNYKIGKSYLNSIQRAECLNYLKKAYELNNYIAYDILYDIAQGYHLNYEFDKAIEQYTAYKNILTPKDLLKQLNKIQKRIEECDSAKNIINKPVRVIIENLGDTINSPYPDYSPSISTDESVLFFTSRREDTYREKLSPRDNQFFEDIYFTEKVDKQWQKAKNIGKPLNKKNNDAVVGLSPDGQQIIIFKGKYDGGNLYSSRKKGTKWTKPTDKPFKRFINTKYHETSVSFSFDGRAMYFVSDRKDMSYGGRDIFISYWNKKRNRWDKPSNIGSTINTKYDEEGVFLHPNGSALYFSSKGHNTMGGYDIFVSYKDDNGQWTKPENIGYPVNSPDDELFFVINSKGRRGYYSSASNEESSGNYDILMVTFLGPEKPLVLSGEDNLIASIAKPITETVIEKTVEIKKIRLTILQGIITDAISGEPVETEIDVVDNQKNELIMTSSSNSSTGNYLISLPSGKNYGIAIKAEDYLFHSENIVIPPTVNYQEITKNIILHKIAVGSKIILANVFFEFGKSNLSPESGMELGRIVKLMNDYSTIKIEISGHTDNVGSLSANTRISEARAKSVIDFLIDKGIDSNRLEYVGQAYKFPVATNDTEEGRQKNRRVEFLIIAK